One genomic segment of Hordeum vulgare subsp. vulgare chromosome 2H, MorexV3_pseudomolecules_assembly, whole genome shotgun sequence includes these proteins:
- the LOC123428738 gene encoding serine/arginine repetitive matrix protein 2-like, which translates to MEQATSVSSSRAPEEAGMEQVLADLQALKGLYGLLHRGPQPNENLNEASRALLMKMLDNATQQALLRQAKLLSGPLMSSALERKLSIQPGRRAGGDAEHRLKPIASPRPSLCASEMSRRLKPQSSVRSRDACRVYEDDDRRRRERDGRLLARVDSVRSSRTAMPPLHPSTPEQRLSRLASNRSSRVAEPRRVVASGRAPRADRSDRHSRLRGSSGRGDRSSSSSSPESERSSRRRSVSRAPSSHGRATVRGAEAYGSSTRRYNRRLDSGLSMGGRSRRGSERAGRGAATPRRSSSSGGEAVTISSRIRPNRELTERRVRGSEETEERSLRRRRRPRRALDRIDSGSTYSSGSSSPSAAASPSPSTSPTAPPSTSAPSASSCSSSVSVPRRGSAPPEYEFKEASSASRSRRRRERQERREGRLRRFKEKLALVFHHRHDHHHHHHIGGGRSGSPVPRRDRRSNNSKSPWSYLGGMFHRSTGHDAKKNHDPKKNHDAKANHDPKKNHDAKKKTTSRTVVPVPVPAKRRGGGQTQSLFDALVKHKLGARKAPARAPMARAGTLSRMQVNKMHWWQRLRQQRGRAEGNGRPRRRLAQGKAL; encoded by the exons ATGGAGCAAGCGACGTCGGTCTCGTCGT CGCGGGCGCCGGAAGAGGCGGGGATGGAGCAGGTTCTGGCGGATCTGCAGGCGCTGAAGGGGCTCTACGGCCTGCTTCACAGGGGGCCCCAGCCAAATGAAAAT TTAAACGAGGCATCAAGAGCTCTTTTGATGAAGATGCTAGACAACGCCACTCAGCAGGCTCTCCTAAGACAGGCAAAG TTGCTGTCAGGCCCCCTGATGTCTTCTGCTCTGGAGAGGAAGCTCTCAATCCAACCAGGCCGCCGGGCAGGCGGCGACGCCGAGCATCGCCTGAAGCCGATCGCGTCGCCCAGGCCCAGCCTCTGCGCCAGCGAGATGTCCAGGAGGTTGAAGCCGCAGAGCTCGGTGAGAAGCCGAGACGCCTGCCGCGTGTACGAGGACGACGACCGTCGCCGCCGCGAGAGGGACGGCCGTCTCCTTGCTCGCGTCGACTCTGTCCGCTCGTCAAGAACCGCGATGCCGCCGCTCCATCCGAGCACTCCGGAGCAGCGCCTTTCCCGCCTCGCCTCCAACCGTTCGTCCAGGGTCGCCGAGCCACGGCGCGTCGTGGCGAGCGGTCGCGCTCCTCGCGCCGACCGTAGTGACAGGCATAGCCGGCTGCGCGGGAGCTCTGGACGTGGTGAtcgttcgtcgtcgtcgtcgtcgccagaGTCAGAGCGCAGCAGCAGGCGCCGCTCCGTGTCCCGCGCGCCGTCGTCGCATGGTCGCGCCACGGTCAGAGGGGCGGAGGCGTATGGCTCCTCGACGCGCCGTTACAACAGGAGGCTGGACTCTGGGTTATCCATGGGCGGGAGGTCACGCCGCGGCTCCGAGCGGGCCGGACGCGGCGCGGCCACGCCGAGGCGCTCGTCGTCGAGCGGTGGTGAGGCGGTCACGATAAGCAGCCGCATCAGGCCGAACCGAGAACTCACGGAGCGCCGCGTACGCGGGTCTGAAGAAACCGAAGAACGGAGCCTTCGGCGGCG CCGCCGGCCGCGGCGAGCGCTTGACCGGATCGACTCCGGCAGCACGTACAGCAGCGGTAGCAGCAGCCCGTCAGCTGCTGCTAGCCCGTCTCCCTCCACCAGCCCCACGGCGCCACCGTCAACATCGGCCCCTTCAGCTTCCTCCTGCTCCTCGTCGGTGTCAGTGCCACGGCGAGGCAGTGCGCCACCGGAGTACGAATTCAAGGAGGCGTCGAGCGCGTCAAGAAGCCGTCGGCGCCGGGAACGACAGGAGAGAAGGGAAGGGCGGCTGCGGAGGTTCAAGGAGAAGCTCGCGCTGGTGTTCCACCACCGCCacgaccatcaccaccaccaccacatcggTGGCGGGCGCTCCGGCAGCCCCGTGCCCAGGCGCGACCgccgcagcaacaacagcaagtcGCCGTGGAGCTACCTCGGCGGGATGTTCCACCGCAGCACTGGCCACGACGCAAAGAAAAACCACGACCCAAAGAAAAACCACGACGCAAAGGCAAACCACGACCCGAAGAAAAACCACGACGCAAAGAAAAAGACCACGAGCCGGACGGTggtgccggtgccggtgccggCGAAGAGGCGCGGCGGGGGGCAAACGCAGTCGCTGTTCGACGCGCTGGTGAAGCACAAGTTGGGAGCGCGGAAGGCACCGGCGCGAGCTCCGATGGCGCGCGCGGGTACCCTGAGCAGGATGCAGGTGAACAAGATGCACTGGTGGCAACGGCTGAGGCAACAGCGCGGCCGGGCAGAGGGTAACGGCAGGCCACGTCGTCGTTTAGCACAAGGGAAAGCACTGTAG
- the LOC123430762 gene encoding uncharacterized protein LOC123430762, which yields MARFFGRLWDRAQGKLDVARICEKVFDELAVLNAEKNAKLLEVKNLHVATLMVYNSINRQLVGPHKDPPCMQVVKEKAECYGAKETKGITQQEFRELIMEWVRMDLRLVLANKAAVAVLAAPLLAVTAKNAGRQVPRMRDAVDRVPTPLLFVVFSAGLMLLQDIRAGKQ from the exons ATGGCGCGCTTCTTCGGCCGCCTGTGGGACAGAGCTCAAG GCAAGCTGGATGTTGCAAGAATATGTGAGAAGGTGTTCGACGAATTGGCCGTCCTGAACGCCGAGAAGAACGCCAAGCTCCTGGAGGTTAAGAATCTCCACGTCGCCACCCTCATGGTTTACAA CTCGATCAACAGGCAACTGGTGGGACCTCACAAGGACCCTCCATGCATGCAGGTCGTCAAGGAAAAAGCCGAG TGCTACGGCGCCAAGGAGACGAAGGGGATTACGCAGCAGGAGTTCCGGGAGCTGATCATGGAGTGGGTGAGGATGGACCTCCGCCTCGTCCTCGCCAACAAGGCCGCGGTGGCCGTCCTGGCGGCGCCGCTGCTCGCCGTCACGGCCAAGAACGCCGGCAGGCAGGTGCCGAGGATGAGGGACGCGGTGGACAGGGTGCCCACGCCGCTGCTCTTCGTCGTCTTCTCCGCCGGGTTGATGCTCCTGCAGGACATCCGGGCAGGCAAACAGTGA
- the LOC123427724 gene encoding V-type proton ATPase subunit G1-like, with the protein MDASRRPSGIQQLLAAEQDAQQIVNAARAAKTARLRKAKEEAEREIAEYRAQMEADFQRKLTETSGDSGANVKRLEQETNVKIEQLKQQAANISPEVIQMLLRHVTTVKN; encoded by the exons atggacgcaagCAGGCGCCCAAGTGGAATCCAGCAATTGCTTGCTGCAGAGCAAGATGCTCAGCAAATTGTAAATGCTGCCAGGGCTG CTAAAACGGCAAGGCTTAGGAAAGCAAAAGAAGAGGCGGAGAGAGAGATAGCTGAGTACCGTGCGCAGATGGAGGCTGATTTCCAGAGAAAGCTCACCGAG ACCAGCGGTGACTCTGGTGCAAATGTCAAACGCCTTGAGCAAGAGACAAACGTAAAAATTGAACAGCTCAAGCAGCAGGCAGCAAACATCTCCCCAGAGGTGATTCAGATGCTTCTGAGGCACGTCACCACTGTGAAGAACTAA
- the LOC123427723 gene encoding multiple organellar RNA editing factor 2, chloroplastic-like: MATAARAVAAAARPARPVLLSRRLPCPSARPARRPRVGRAVRCMARRPDASYSPLRPGQGGDRAPTEMAPLFPGCDYEHWLIVMDKPGGEGATKQQMIDCYIQTLAKVVGSEEEAKKRMYNVSCERYFGFGCEIDEETSNKLEGLPGVLFVLPDSYVDAENKDYGAELFVNGEIVQRSPERQRRVEPVPQRAQDRPRYSDRTRYVKRRENQAYQR, encoded by the exons ATGGCCACCGCAGcgcgcgccgtcgccgccgccgcgcgcCCGGCGCGCCCGGTGCTCCTTTCGCGGCGCCTCCCGTGCCCGTCCGCCCGCCCCGCGCGGCGGCCTCGGGTCGGCCGCGCCGTCCGCTGCATGGCGCGGCGGCCCGACGCCTCGTACTCGCCGCTGCGGCCGGGGCAGGGCGGGGACCGCGCGCCCACGGAGATGGCGCCGCTCTTCCCCGGCTGCGACTACGAGCACTGGCTCATCGTCATGGACAAGCCCGGCGGCGAGGGCgccaccaagcagcagatgatcgACTGCTACATCCAGACCCTCGCCAAGGTCGTGGGGAG CgaggaggaggcgaagaagaggatgtaCAACGTGTCCTGTGAGCGCTACTTTGGGTTTGGGTGCGAGATTGACGAGGAAACCTCCAACAAGCTGGAAG GCCTCCCGGGTGTTCTTTTTGTGCTTCCAGATTCCTATGTTGATGCTGAGAACAAGGACTATGGTG CCGAGTTATTTGTGAACGGAGAAATCGTCCAGCGATCACCTGAAAGGCAGAGAAGGGTGGAGCCGGTGCCTCAGAGAGCTCAAGATAGACCGCGTTACAGCGACCGGACTCGCTATGTGAAGCGGAGGGAGAACCAGGCCTACCAACGGTGA
- the LOC123427722 gene encoding thylakoid lumenal 29 kDa protein, chloroplastic has product MAGATFLSAPALLGLPSVSSPARRHAHVQVCCQAKAGGSEDAAACQEAPRFHRRDLIGGCFGAAVGLEIAEASTRSTGVAAAADLIERRQRSEFQSSIKSTLTAAIEAKPELVPSLLTLALNDAMTYDKATKTGGPNGSIRLSAEISRPENSGLSAALDLLVEAKKEIDSYSKGGPISFADLVQIGASQALKKTFLDAAIAKTGGNQEKGRTLYSAYGSSGQWGFFDKIFGRDDVQEPDPEGRVPQWSTASVQEMKDKFISVGLGPRQVAVMSAFFGPDQAATEAKLIVDPDCRPWVEKYQRSRETVSRTDYEVDLITTVTKLSYLGQKINYEAYTYPKQKINLGNLKL; this is encoded by the exons ATGGCGGGCGCGACCTTCCTCTCCGCTCCCGCGCTGCTCGGCCTCCCTTCCGTCTCGTcgccggcgcgcaggcacgcgcac GTTCAGGTGTGCTGCCAGGCCAAAGCCGGCGGCTCCGAGGATGCCGCCGCTTGCCAAGAGGCTCCCCGGTTCCACAGAAGGGATCTGATCGGCGGCTGCTTCGGCGCCGCCGTTGGCTTG GAAATCGCCGAGGCCTCGACGAGGTCCACGGGAGTGGCTGCTGCGGCTGACCTGATCGAACGCCGGCAGCGCTCCGAGTTCCAGT CAAGCATCAAAAGCACCCTCACAGCAGCCATAGAG GCAAAGCCGGAGCTCGTCCCATCTTTGTTGACCTTGGCACTGAATGATGCTATGACATATGACAAG GCAACAAAGACAGGAGGCCCAAATGGATCCATCAGGCTAAG TGCAGAAATAAGCAGACCTGAAAACAGTGGCCTTTCTGCTGCCTTGGATCTGCTAGTAGAAGCAAAGAAAGAGATTGATTCCTACTCCAAGGGAGGCCCCATTTCATTTGCAGATTTGGTCCAAATAGGAG CATCACAGGCACTTAAGAAAACGTTCCTTGATGCGGCCATTGCCAAGACCGGTGGGAACCAAGAGAAGGGAAGGACCCTGTACTCGGCATACGGTTCAAGTGGGCAG TGGGGTTTCTTCGACAAAATATTCGGGCGAGATGATGTGCAAGAGCCTGATCCGGAGGGCAGGGTGCCACAGTGGAGCACCGCTTCCGTGCAGGAAATGAAGGACAAGTTCATCTCCGTTGGTCTCGGTCCTCGTCAG GTTGCTGTGATGTCGGCCTTCTTCGGACCTGACCAAGCTGCCACAGAGGCGAAACTGATCGTTGATCCGGACTGCCGTCCGTGGGTCGAGAAGTACCAACGCAGTCGTGAGACAGTCTCCCGGACCGACTACGAG GTAGATCTGATAACCACGGTCACCAAGTTGAGCTACCTGGGCCAGAAGATAAACTACGAGGCCTACACATACCCCAAGCAAAAGATTAACTTGGGTAACCTGAAGCTGTGA